In Anthonomus grandis grandis chromosome 5, icAntGran1.3, whole genome shotgun sequence, the following are encoded in one genomic region:
- the LOC126736466 gene encoding uncharacterized protein LOC126736466 codes for MDYFKVLLIISCLFCLISGLGDEDITCRATSCKNAVCDPVNSKCSTSITNSGVYMLSPDICNCCEYCLQNLAQGDTCSVGDPSQNKFTSICGPGLACLVSSESSSDGTCQPMSTSCAKEQQSYDIRRKNGYLGTMETRALCDEDGFYGKYKCIPGQSCYCLHSNGSRIFGEKNYNTLNDYMSCACSRAYYDAVDTIGRELYPHEHFKCNSDGSFASLQCINEECLCVDSQDGAPTYPDDALVKIDEINKETLPCYTSTKQGQYYTKCEKEFLNIYKEVQELKRKNSYNLILGYKYPKCDLDGSYQAVQENFTHKYCVDKEGNMLTSPILKTNSLAAAMDCKCVRATLLISTAEKPSCQENGNYEQVQCRRGVCRCVDSDGNQKCSSTTKLCEEMDEKESTKLTCS; via the exons ATGGATTATTTTAAAGTTCTTCTAATAATTTCTTGtcttttctgtttaatttcAGGGCTAGGCGACGAAGATATTACATGCAGAGCTACAAGTTGCAAG aatGCTGTATGTGATCCGGTAAACTCAAAATGTAGCACAAGTATCACGAATTCAGGCGTTTACATGCTTTCCCCTGATATTTGTAATTGTTGCGAGTACTGCCTTCAAAACCTAg cgCAAGGCGATACTTGCAGTGTTGGGGATCCTTCACAGAATAAATTTACATCAATATGTGGACCAGGATTGGCTTGCTTAGTATCAAGTGAAAGTAGCTCTGATGGAACATGCCAACCAA TGTCCACCTCATGTGCCAAAGAACAGCAGAGCTACGACATCAGGAGGAAAAATGGTTATTTGGGTACCATGGAAACCAGAGCCTTGTGCGATGAAGATGGCTTCTATGGTAAATACAAGTGCATACCTGGACAATc atGCTATTGTCTTCATTCAAACGGCTCTAGGATATTTGGAGAAAAGAATTATAATACTCTCAATGACTATATGTCTTGTG catgCTCTCGAGCTTATTATGATGCAGTAGATACTATTGGTCGTGAACTGTACCCCCACGAACATTTCAAGTGCAATTCGGATGGAAGTTTTGCCTCCCTCCAGTGCATAAATGAAGAATGTTTGTGTGTAGATAGTCAAGATGGCGCACCAACATATCCCGACGATGCCTTAGTTAAAATAGATGAAATAAACAAGGAAACTTTGCCTTGTT ATACATCTACAAAGCAAGGGCAGTATTATACTAAATGTGAAAAAGAGTTTTTGAATATATATAAAGAAGTTCAAGAGCTAAAGCGTAAAAATAGCTACAATCTCATACTTGGGTATAAGTATCCCAAATGCGATTTGGATGGCAGCTATCAGGCAGTTCAGGAAAATTTTACTCA TAAATACTGTGTGGATAAGGAAGGCAATATGCTAACTAGTCCTATTCTGAAAACTAACTCTTTAGCGGCAGCTATGGATTGTA aatgtGTTAGGGCTACGTTATTAATATCAACAGCAGAAAAGCCCTCATGCCAAGAAAATGGCAACTACGAACAGGTGCAGTGTAGGAGAGGAGTCTGCAGATGTGTAGATTCCGATGGTAACCAGAAGTGTAGTAGTACTACAAAGTTATGCGAAGAAATGGACGAAAAAGAGTCTACCAAGTTGACGTGTTCTTAa